One genomic segment of Hymenobacter psoromatis includes these proteins:
- a CDS encoding S1 RNA-binding domain-containing protein: MRLGDFNDLEIAREVSIGFYLTSDDGDLLLPEKYRPVGVHVGDIIRVFVYRDSEDRLIATTLEPLAVVDSFAALAVRDVGPPGAFLDWGLEKDLLLPHANQRQPARPGDCVLVYVYLDDATDRLVASAKWQQFLNPEPFQGAEGASVQLLIAEETPLGYHVIVNGTHAGLLYGNEVFRPLRLGEILPGHLRQIRADGKLDVRLGQAGYNEVASAAGLVLAALRQRPDGRLPLGDKSLADDVYRRLGMSKKVFKKAIGSLYKQGLVELGPEETRLAVAK; this comes from the coding sequence ATGCGTCTCGGCGATTTTAACGACCTCGAAATAGCCCGCGAAGTCAGCATTGGCTTCTACCTGACCAGCGACGACGGCGACCTACTGTTGCCCGAGAAGTACCGCCCGGTAGGCGTGCACGTGGGCGACATCATCCGCGTGTTCGTGTACCGCGACTCGGAAGACCGCCTCATTGCCACCACGTTAGAGCCGCTGGCCGTGGTCGATAGCTTCGCCGCGCTCGCCGTGCGCGACGTGGGCCCGCCCGGCGCTTTCCTCGACTGGGGCCTCGAAAAAGACCTATTGCTACCCCACGCCAACCAGCGCCAGCCCGCTCGCCCCGGCGACTGCGTGCTAGTGTATGTGTACCTGGACGACGCTACCGACCGCCTCGTGGCCTCGGCCAAGTGGCAGCAGTTTCTGAATCCTGAGCCCTTCCAAGGGGCTGAGGGCGCGAGTGTGCAGTTGCTCATCGCGGAGGAAACGCCGCTCGGCTACCACGTCATCGTGAACGGCACCCACGCGGGCTTACTCTATGGCAATGAAGTATTTAGACCTTTACGCCTGGGCGAGATACTACCCGGCCACCTGCGCCAGATTCGAGCCGATGGCAAGCTCGACGTGCGTCTCGGCCAGGCCGGCTACAACGAGGTAGCCAGTGCCGCCGGCCTCGTACTCGCCGCCCTGCGCCAGCGCCCCGACGGCCGCCTACCTCTCGGCGATAAAAGCCTGGCCGACGACGTGTACCGCCGCCTGGGTATGAGCAAAAAAGTCTTTAAAAAAGCCATTGGCTCGCTCTACAAGCAGGGTTTGGTAGAACTGGGCCCTGAGGAAACCCGGCTGGCAGTAGCCAAGTAG
- a CDS encoding BlaI/MecI/CopY family transcriptional regulator, which translates to MEELTKTEEPIMQALWKLKQAFVKDIIEHLPDDPKPPYNTVSSVVRILERKGYLGFKAYGKTYEYFPLISRAQYRAQSLKRLMARYFDNSPAALVSYMVEETLSPKELQQLRKLLANDDDATPQARP; encoded by the coding sequence ATGGAAGAGCTAACGAAAACCGAAGAACCCATCATGCAAGCGCTGTGGAAGTTAAAGCAGGCTTTCGTGAAGGACATCATCGAGCACCTACCCGACGACCCCAAGCCGCCCTACAACACCGTGTCGTCGGTGGTGCGTATTTTGGAGCGGAAGGGCTATCTGGGATTCAAGGCTTACGGTAAAACCTACGAGTACTTTCCACTCATCAGCAGGGCGCAATATCGGGCCCAAAGCCTGAAACGCCTGATGGCCCGCTACTTCGATAACTCGCCAGCCGCGCTTGTCTCCTATATGGTGGAGGAAACCTTGAGCCCGAAGGAGTTGCAGCAATTACGCAAGCTACTGGCCAATGACGACGATGCTACCCCCCAAGCCCGGCCATGA